The following are from one region of the Trichoplusia ni isolate ovarian cell line Hi5 chromosome 1, tn1, whole genome shotgun sequence genome:
- the LOC113500503 gene encoding uncharacterized protein LOC113500503: MKSVIIFCLFALAAVAVARPNESRYTDRYDNINLTEILNNRRLLLPYLKCILDEGKCTPDGKELKSHIREALEEDCAKCTTAQRDGTRQVMGHLINYEQDYWNQLKAKYDPQNKYSTKHEAELRKIQIQQSKLQAVVDRSALDPWLNNSQTIRIKMKSAIVFVVLSVAVMAFARPEEHYTDRYDNLDLDEILSNRRLLVPYVKCVLDQGKCAPDAKELKDHIKEALENECAKCTETQKNGTRKVIGHLINNEDAYWKELTAKYDPENKFTAKYEKELREIKA; this comes from the exons atgaagagcgttattattttttgcctgTTTGCGTTGGCGGCTGTGGCGGTGGCCAGGCCTAATGAGAGCCGGTACACTGACAGATATGACAACATCAACTTGACTGAGATTCTGAACAACCGTCGGCTGCTGCTACCCTACCTCAAGTGTATCCTCGACGAAGGAAAGTGCACTCCCGACGGCAAAGAGCTCAAAT CTCACATCAGGGAAGCGTTAGAAGAAGACTGCGCTAAATGCACGACAGCCCAGCGCGATGGAACTCGCCAGGTGATGGGTCACCTCATCAACTACGAACAGGACTACTGGAACCAGCTCAAGGCTAAATATGACCCACAAAACAAGTACTCTACTAAACATGAAGCCGAACTCAGGAAGATACAGATCC AACAGTCAAAGCTCCAAGCTGTAGTAGATCGCTCAGCACTTGATCCGTGGTTAAACAACTCGCAAACAATcag AATCAAAATGAAGTCCGCTATCGTATTTGTCGTCCTGTCCGTCGCTGTCATGGCGTTCGCCCGCCCTGAGGAGCACTACACCGACCGCTACGACAACCTGGACCTGGATGAGATCCTGAGCAACCGCCGTCTGCTGGTGCCTTACGTCAAGTGTGTGCTCGACCAGGGCAAGTGCGCCCCCGATGCTAAGGAACTCAAAG ACCACATCAAGGAAGCTCTCGAGAACGAATGCGCCAAGTGCACTGAGACCCAGAAGAACGGCACCAGGAAGGTGATCGGCCACCTCATCAACAACGAGGATGCCTACTGGAAGGAGCTCACCGCCAAGTACGACCCCGAGAACAAATTCACCGCTAAATACGAGAAGGAACTCCGAGAAATCAAGGcttaa
- the LOC113495357 gene encoding uncharacterized protein LOC113495357, whose amino-acid sequence MWKLATTVTALLTVALGTEVAPGLHREVSNEAQSLGFKVIYGDEDLTVINQVVSEAEKNDALKSKYRVNEAIKPLPAVDVKCLMSVDRYCTKEMGALKSVLIQAIKEDCAKCSTKQKDDAGKVIAAMMAHDPVAWKLFLTRSALQTKPREAEKREELRLKLIGEPEEVIRSPKNRYTMPGVKVRVKRYMAEKLP is encoded by the exons ATGTGGAAGTTAGCTACCACTGTCACCGCTCTTCTAACAGTCGCTTTGGGAACTGAGGTAGCTCCCGGCCTACACCGAGAAGTCAGCAATGAGGCACAAAGTTTGGGATTCAAAGTGATCTACGGCGATGAAGATTTAACTGTTATAAACCAAGTTGTATCTGAAGCAGAGAAAAATGATGCACTCAAGAGCAAATATAGGGTAAACGAAGCCATTAAACCGTTGCCAGCGGTTGATGTGAAATGCTTGATGTCCGTGGACCGATATTGTACAAAGGAGATGGGTGCTTTGAAAA GTGTTCTCATCCAAGCAATCAAGGAGGACTGCGCGAAATGCTCAACGAAACAGAAGGACGACGCTGGAAAGGTGATTGCAGCGATGATGGCTCACGATCCTGTCGCCTGGAAGCTGTTCCTGACCAG ATCTGCGCTTCAGACGAAGCCGAGAGAGGCTGAGAAACGAGAAGAGCTTCGTTTGAAGCTTATAGGGGAGCCAGAGGAAGTAATAAGATCACCTAAGAATAGATACACCATGCCTGGGGTCAAAGTTAGGGTCAAAAGATATATGGCTGAGAAACTACCCTAG
- the LOC113495266 gene encoding ejaculatory bulb-specific protein 3-like, protein MRYLLLIMVLLVYLTVQNNAIETSTYTTKYDGIDLDEVISNDRLLTGYIKCLLEEGPCTADGKELKENLPDAIENNCKRCSQRQREGANKVMHYIIDHRPDDWVTLEKKYDPEGNYKTKYLASKESEGKQADAAKSEEDAKNASRE, encoded by the exons ATGAGGTATCTGCTACTGATAATGGTTCTACTGGTATACCTCACGGTTCAGAACAATGCCATTGAGACTTCAACGTATACCACGAAGTATGACGGCATAGATCTGGACGAGGTTATATCCAACGACCGCCTGCTAACCGGCTATATCAAGTGTCTTCTAGAAGAAGGGCCTTGTACCGCTGATGGCAAAGAATTGaaag AAAATCTCCCTGATGCTATTGAAAATAATTGCAAAAGGTGCAGTCAGAGGCAACGCGAGGGCGCCAATAAGGTCATGCATTACATCATCGACCATAGACCAGATGACTGGGTCACTCTTGAGAAAAA GTACGACCCGGAGGgcaattacaaaacaaagtatCTAGCAAGCAAAGAGTCGGAAGGTAAACAAGCAGATGCCGCGAAATCTGAAGAGGATGCTAAGAATGCATCGAGGGAATAA